In Arthrobacter ramosus, one DNA window encodes the following:
- a CDS encoding DUF4235 domain-containing protein, whose product MNLLIKLLGTGVSIGAGFVGTKLVNALWEKSTGKKPPKGHDDMEASLRSALTFALISATVSAVIQVFASRSTQRAISRFSKTQDIV is encoded by the coding sequence ATGAACCTCCTCATCAAACTGCTCGGCACTGGCGTGAGCATCGGCGCAGGCTTTGTCGGCACCAAGCTCGTCAATGCGTTGTGGGAAAAGTCCACCGGCAAGAAGCCTCCCAAGGGTCACGATGACATGGAGGCAAGCCTGCGCTCGGCACTGACCTTCGCCCTGATTTCGGCGACTGTCAGCGCTGTCATCCAGGTTTTCGCAAGCCGCAGTACCCAGCGCGCCATCTCGCGCTTCTCGAAGACGCAGGACATCGTCTAG
- a CDS encoding NUDIX hydrolase, with amino-acid sequence MIQQNVTQQAGKGAVLAGIVEANSTTVAEPRLAASVILVREAPVYTIQSGPEVPADAGRGLEVFVQHRVSTMDFAAGMVVFPGGRVDQVDSSGWDFADDVVERHATAWHRSSIAVEPTSAGFNAGRVLAAAQREVFEEAGLKLDAATLRPWANWVTPADQPKRFDTYFYLACPLSGAEPKHQTTEASSSLWMPVRGILDAEAAGTLKLMPPTLALLDELLALGTVEAILAEDRDIMPVRPKPGALEEFFRLRRQPPSVAPEQP; translated from the coding sequence ATGATCCAGCAGAATGTGACGCAGCAAGCGGGCAAAGGAGCAGTCTTGGCAGGCATTGTCGAAGCGAACAGCACCACGGTGGCCGAACCTAGGCTCGCCGCGAGCGTGATCCTCGTCCGCGAGGCCCCCGTTTACACGATTCAGTCAGGCCCGGAGGTTCCCGCGGATGCCGGGCGCGGCCTGGAAGTGTTCGTTCAGCACCGGGTAAGCACGATGGATTTCGCCGCGGGCATGGTTGTCTTTCCGGGCGGACGGGTGGACCAGGTGGACAGCTCCGGCTGGGACTTCGCGGACGACGTCGTCGAGCGGCACGCCACCGCATGGCACCGGAGCAGCATCGCCGTCGAGCCCACTTCCGCCGGGTTCAACGCCGGCCGGGTACTGGCGGCCGCGCAGCGCGAGGTGTTCGAAGAGGCCGGGCTGAAGCTCGACGCCGCCACCCTCCGCCCGTGGGCCAACTGGGTCACACCGGCAGACCAGCCCAAGCGCTTCGACACATACTTCTACCTTGCCTGCCCGCTTTCCGGTGCCGAACCAAAGCACCAAACCACGGAAGCGTCATCGTCCTTGTGGATGCCGGTCCGCGGAATCCTGGATGCCGAAGCCGCCGGAACCCTCAAGCTCATGCCGCCCACGCTGGCGCTGCTGGATGAGCTACTCGCCCTCGGCACGGTGGAAGCGATCCTGGCCGAAGACCGTGACATCATGCCCGTCCGTCCAAAGCCTGGAGCCTTGGAGGAGTTCTTCCGGCTGAGGCGCCAACCGCCATCCGTTGCTCCGGAACAGCCCTGA